One Hippoglossus stenolepis isolate QCI-W04-F060 chromosome 9, HSTE1.2, whole genome shotgun sequence genomic region harbors:
- the camsap1b gene encoding calmodulin-regulated spectrin-associated protein 1-B isoform X1 — translation MDVDYCAGGDSTRRKVDLTVAEGTMDVTPLEMYDSARAKIAANLRWLFAKAYGIDHIPEDLRDPFYTDQYDQEHIKPPVIRLLLSCELYCRVCTLILKTEQAVSLQSHLSVIQALSRKGIYVVESDDTPVTDGDLACVPIKMSAHMPMIDALMMAYTVEMISIEKVVASVKRFSTFSASKELPFDLEDTMVFWINKVNMKMREISEREHKVKHHPLESPSHQKPDVVHKPAHCMLEPKELTEAVRYRREHASGRQQAFFPLLEELMRDVCDGAALLTVVHYYCPDLMKLDDVCLKEVPSIADSLYNIQLLREFANEYLNKSFYLTTEDMLYSPPVLKHNVMVFIAELYWWFETVKPEFVQPRDLQEFKDARAIAQPKSARPSVPISNATKRSFLASPGVADNQISPEVCNRYFLHPEDSDPLKGGPAFSPSHPLLPLRQRQQKQQGEDGAGLRNRSNSLTQMDGQPRGSIAAWPEKRQRPLSTLSPYMLHSAADGDADMASGDSVSLARSISKDSLASNVINVTPKHQTSVHQPSQGAMRRVNGHGLLAKVNIEDDDKTIVAVARTDSPAIPKQADGTQATAAALSKPSTESKPAPDSFYLEPLMPAVIKTAKEKSVCLNKEEESGEVPRSSGRGSLHRGDGSTSAVRRKTSCTLNQTLPPPGEEAYLSEEPCQSQSGLRPTATSSVDPSAREPVGGFYRHSDAEEPKCGPGLDPELEDLDENEEEEDLDEASTTKDPNWPRKAFNEEDEEEESAKLQEDMNVKEHDDKDMNGGSGRSSPCLSANSQASSMASSMASGSVRMTSFAERKAQQQRFGSNHDLRSSASSSQRTTPDGSESSGPLSSSWRLKRDQSPSSPMGGHSRTGDGSGGVLTSELVHLRMQLEEKRRAIEHQKKKMEVLSARQRQKLGKAAFLHIVKKGGGKSDSLPSPLKAGISKEELNGEKGPSNKDGLCVEALRGDKEVVGNPPPGALEADKKGSSGSFYLEEELDLNECSRSIELLNDAIGSIQQQMMQMSLQQEMLMKQNVQSPPAGAALPPPQASDKNSDPKSGASFHYVEQCSGSNTAPTRKPPKLSSGRSSRSKPSDLKIAKEQVRQVSRTLTPTKSGSETLPHMRHLAGGRSPRAEQPGNTRTPTAGETIDRPGSGHIRSANFRLHDEANMRLPTRLDLTAVTASEVSFDDCLSSTLREPELNSSDGSGKENIPSEELQRSRSHLIEVDLSELKDPEEEEGAEYNTTEGGDGEQKSGLGFFFKDEQKAEDELAKKRAAFLLKQQKKAEEARQRKQQFEVESELKRDEARRKAEEDRLRKEEEKTRRELIKQDYLQRKQQEIFEEQGVVKPKTPKPKQKQKHRQKPVLREESSSDTVSKCSSTPDNLSSAQSGSSLSLGSAATNEADSVNSGGAGSQRCDSVESFPGSRNSRTAERDWDNGSTASSIASMAEYTGPKLFKEPSAKSNKPIIHNAISHCCLAGKVNEPQKNQILEELDKCESNHLMILFRDGGCQFRALYSYFPDTEEIQKLTGTGPKSISKKMIDKLYKYSSDRRQFTVIPAKTVSVSVDALTIHNHLWHVKRGAVPKKSVK, via the exons ATGGATGTTGATTATTGTGCTGGTGGGGACAGTACCAGGAGGAAAGTGGATCTGACTGTGGCAGAAGGCACAATGGATGTTACACCACTGGAAATGTACGACTCCGCCAGAGCAAAAATAGCTGCCAACCTCCGGTGGCTATTTGCAAAAGCCTATGGCATTG ACCATATTCCAGAGGACTTAAGGGACCCATTCTACACAGATCAATATGACCAGGAACACATTAAGCCGCCTGTCATCCGCCTACTGCTGTCCTGTGAGCTCTACTGCCGCGTCTGCACCCTCATCCTCAAGACGGAGCAGGCAGTGTCTCTTCAGTCCCACCTGTCCGTCATCCAGGCCCTGTCCAGAAAGGGGATTTACGTCGTGGAGAGTGACGATACGCCCGTCACAGATGGAGACCTGGCCTGTGTGCCCATCAAAATG agtGCTCACATGCCCATGATCGATGCCCTGATGATGGCCTACACAGTGGAGATGATTAGCATCGAGAAAGTGGTGGCTTCCGTCAAGCGCTTCTCCACCTTCAGTGCCTCCAAGGAGCTGCCCTTTGACCTGGAGGACACTATGGTCTTCTGGATCAACAAG GTCAACATGAAGATGAGAGAAATATCGGAAAGGGAACACAAAGTCAAGCATCACCCTTTGGAGTCCCCCAGCCAccaaaag ccTGATGTCGTGCACAAGCCGGCCCACTGCATGCTGGAGCCAAAGGAGCTCACTGAAGCG GTGCGGTATCGCCGGGAGCATGCTTCAGGCCGACAGCAGGCCTTCTTCCCTCTCCTGGAGGAACTGATGAGGGATGTTTGTGACGGAGCTGCACTGCTCACTGTGGTTCACTACTACTGCCCGGACCTCATGAAGCTGGATG ACGTTTGCCTGAAGGAAGTGCCCTCCATCGCTGATAGCCTGTACAACATCCAGCTGCTCAGAGAGTTCGCCAACGAGTATCTGAATAAAAGTTTCTATCTGACAACGGAGGACATGCTCTACTCGCCCCCCGTGCTGAAG CACAATGTGATGGTGTTCATCGCTGAGCTCTACTGGTGGTTTGAAACTGTCAAACCAGAGTTTGTCCAGCCCAGAGATCTCCAAGAGTTTAAAGACG cTCGAGCCATAGCTCAGCCCAAGAGTGCCCGTCCATCAGTGCCCATTTCCAACGCCACCAAGCGCAGCTTCCTGGCCAGTCCTGGCGTGGCTGATAACCAGATCAGCCCTGAAGTCTGTAACAGGTACTTCCTGCACCCTGAAGACTCTGACCCCCT TAAAGGGGGTCCAGCCTTCAGTCCTTCCCACCCACTACTGCCCCTGCGACAGAgacagcagaagcagcagggaGAGGATGGAGCAG gTCTGAGAAACCGCTCAAATTCTCTGACTcagatggacggacaacccAGAGGTTCTATTGCTGCATGGCCAGAAAAGAGGCAAAG ACCACTGTCCACACTGAGTCCCTACATGTTGCATTCAGCCGCAGACGGTGATGCAGATATGGCCTCTGGAGACAGCGTGAGTCTGGCTCGCTCCATAAGTAAAGACAGCCTGGCGTCCAACGTCATCAACGTCACACCCAAACACCAGACCTCTGTCCACCAGCCCTCGCAGGGTGCAATGCGCAGAGTCAACGGCCACGGCCTGCTGGCCAAAGTTAACATTGAAGATGACGACAAAACTATTGTGGCAGTCGCACGGACTGATTCTCCCGCCATCCCCAAACAGGCTGACGGGACACAAGCGACTGCCGCAGCGTTGTCTAAACCTTCCACTGAGTCCAAACCTGCACCAGATAGCTTTTACCTAGAACCACTGATGCCTGCCGTTATCAAAACGGCTAAAGAAAAGTCTGTATGCCtaaacaaggaggaggagagcggtgAGGTGCCCCGCTCCTCAGGACGGGGATCTTTACACAGAGGAGATGGATCTACATCAGCAGTTCGTAGGAAAACATCCTGCACCCTAAACCAAACTCTTCCCCCTCCAGGTGAGGAGGCATACTTGTCAGAGGAGCCTTGCCAGAGTCAGTCAGGTTTAAGGCCCACTGCCACAAGCAGCGTGGACCCCTCGGCCAGAGAGCCAGTTGGGGGTTTCTACCGGCATTCAGACGCTGAAGAACCAAAGTGTGGCCCAGGCCTGGATCCTGAGCTGGAAGACCTGGATGagaatgaggaagaagaggatttGGATGAAGCGAGTACCACTAAAGACCCCAATTGGCCCAGGAAAGCCTTcaatgaggaagatgaagaagaagaatcagcCAAACTGCAAGAGGATATGAATGTGAAAGAGCATGATGACAAAGACATGAACGGAGGCAGCGGTCGTTCCAGCCCCTGTCTCAGCGCTAACTCCCAGGCCAGCAGCATGGCCAGCAGCATGGCCAGTGGCAGTGTGCGTATGACCTCCTTCGCAGAGCGCAAAGCTCAGCAGCAGCGCTTCGGCAGCAACCACGACCTCCGCTCCAGTGCCTCCAGCTCCCAAAGGACCACCCCAGATGGATCAGAGAGCAGCGGGCCCCTGTCGTCCTCCTGGAGGCTTAAAAGAGACCAGAGCCCCTCCTCGCCCATGGGAGGACACTCTCGTACAGGGGATGGTAGCGGTGGTGTCCTGACTTCTGAACTTGTCCATCTGCGtatgcagctggaggagaagcgACGTGCCATTGAgcaccagaagaagaagatggaagTGCTGTCGGCGAGGCAGAGGCAGAAGCTGGGAAAGGCAGCTTTCCTGCACATCGTTAAGAAAGGTGGAGGCAAGAGTGACTCTTTACCCAGTCCGCTTAAGGCCGGCATCTCTAAAGAAGAGCTCAATGGAGAAAAAGGACCATCAAATAAAGATGGCTTATGTGTAGAGGCCCTGAGGGGGGACAAAGAGGTGGTGGGAAACCCCCCGCCCGGTGCCTTAGAAGCAGATAAGAAAGGAAGCAGTGGCAGCTTCTATCTTGAGGAAGAGTTGGACCTAAACGAGTGCAGCCGCTCCATTGAGCTGCTGAACGACGCCATCGGCAGCATCCAGCAGCAGATGATGCAGATGTCACTACAACAGGAGATGTTGATGAAACAGAATGTAcagtcgccccctgctggtgcagccctgcctcctcctcaggcTAGTGACAAAAACAGTGACCCTAAGTCGGGGGCCAGCTTTCATTATGTGGAGCAATGCTCTGGCAGTAACACCGCCCCCACCAGGAAACCCCCCAAGCTGAGCTCAGGCCGGAGCTCCAGATCCAAACCATCAGATCTAAAAATAGCCAAGGAGCAAGTCCGGCAAGTGTCCAGGACCCTCACCCCCACAAAGAGTGGGTCAGAGACTTTACCACATATGAGGCATTTAGCCGGGGGCAGGTCCCCCAGGGCCGAGCAGCCCGGCAACACCAGAACCCCCACAGCAGGAGAGACAATCGACAGGCCGGGCTCTGGCCACATTCGGAGCGCCAACTTCAGGCTTCATGACGAGGCAAACATGCGTCTGCCGACCAGGCTGGACCTGACGGCAGTGACGGCCTCAGAAGTGTCCTTTGACGACTGCCTGTCCAGCACCCTGAGGGAGCCTGAGCTCAACTCTTCAGACGGTTCGGGGAAAGAGAACATCCcatcagaggagctgcagcgcaGCAGATCCCACCTGATCGAGGTCGATCTGTCTGAGCTGAAGGatcctgaggaagaggagggtgctGAGTATAACACAACAGAAGGAGGGGATGGAGAGCAGAAGTCAGGCCTGGGCTTCTTCTTCAAG GACGAGCAGAAGGCCGAGGATGAGCTGGCGAAGAAAAGAGCAGCGTTTTtgctgaagcagcagaaaaaagcTGAGGAGGCTCGACAACGTAAGCAACAGTTTGAAGTTGAATCTGAGCTGAAACGAGATGAAGCAAG ACGGAAGGCCGAGGAGGATCGCCTGCgtaaagaagaggagaagacgaggCGGGAGCTGATTAAGCAGGACTatctgcagaggaagcagcaggagatctTTGAGGAGCAGGGAGTTGTGAAGCCCAAAACACCGAAACcgaagcagaagcagaaacacagacagaagccGGTGCTCAGAGAGGAATCCTCCAGCGACACTGTCTCCAAGTGCTCTTCCACAC CCGACAACCTGAGCTCTGCCCAATCAGGATCCAGTCTGTCTCTGGGCTCCGCCGCCACCAACGAGGCCGACAGCGTcaactctggaggagctggctCTCAGCG ctgTGACTCTGTGGAGTCGTTTCCAGGAAGTCGTAACAGTCGGACTGCAGAACGCGACTGGGACAACGGCTCCACTGCTTCTTCCATCGCTTCCATGGCTGAATACACTG gtccCAAACTGTTCAAAGAGCCCAGCGCCAAGTCGAACAAGCCAATCATCCACAACGCCATCTCTCACTGCTGCCTGGCCGGCAAAGTCAACGAGCCCCAGAAGAACCAGATCCTAGAG GAGCTGGATAAGTGCGAGTCCAACCACCTGATGATCCTGTTTCGTGACGGCGGCTGTCAGTTCCGAGCGCTCTACTCGTACTTCCCCGACACCGAGGAGATCCAGAAGCTGACCGGCACCGGACCCAAGAGCATCAGCAAGAAGATGATCGACAAGCTGTACAAGTACAGCTCGGACCGCAGGCAGTTCACCGTCATTCCTGCCAAGACTGTGTCGGTGAGCGTGGACGCCCTGACCATCCACAACCACCTGTGGCACGTCAAGAGGGGTGCTGTGCcaaagaaaagtgtaaaatag
- the camsap1b gene encoding calmodulin-regulated spectrin-associated protein 1-B isoform X2, whose amino-acid sequence MDVDYCAGGDSTRRKVDLTVAEGTMDVTPLEMYDSARAKIAANLRWLFAKAYGIDHIPEDLRDPFYTDQYDQEHIKPPVIRLLLSCELYCRVCTLILKTEQAVSLQSHLSVIQALSRKGIYVVESDDTPVTDGDLACVPIKMSAHMPMIDALMMAYTVEMISIEKVVASVKRFSTFSASKELPFDLEDTMVFWINKVNMKMREISEREHKVKHHPLESPSHQKPDVVHKPAHCMLEPKELTEAVRYRREHASGRQQAFFPLLEELMRDVCDGAALLTVVHYYCPDLMKLDDVCLKEVPSIADSLYNIQLLREFANEYLNKSFYLTTEDMLYSPPVLKHNVMVFIAELYWWFETVKPEFVQPRDLQEFKDARAIAQPKSARPSVPISNATKRSFLASPGVADNQISPEVCNSKGGPAFSPSHPLLPLRQRQQKQQGEDGAGLRNRSNSLTQMDGQPRGSIAAWPEKRQRPLSTLSPYMLHSAADGDADMASGDSVSLARSISKDSLASNVINVTPKHQTSVHQPSQGAMRRVNGHGLLAKVNIEDDDKTIVAVARTDSPAIPKQADGTQATAAALSKPSTESKPAPDSFYLEPLMPAVIKTAKEKSVCLNKEEESGEVPRSSGRGSLHRGDGSTSAVRRKTSCTLNQTLPPPGEEAYLSEEPCQSQSGLRPTATSSVDPSAREPVGGFYRHSDAEEPKCGPGLDPELEDLDENEEEEDLDEASTTKDPNWPRKAFNEEDEEEESAKLQEDMNVKEHDDKDMNGGSGRSSPCLSANSQASSMASSMASGSVRMTSFAERKAQQQRFGSNHDLRSSASSSQRTTPDGSESSGPLSSSWRLKRDQSPSSPMGGHSRTGDGSGGVLTSELVHLRMQLEEKRRAIEHQKKKMEVLSARQRQKLGKAAFLHIVKKGGGKSDSLPSPLKAGISKEELNGEKGPSNKDGLCVEALRGDKEVVGNPPPGALEADKKGSSGSFYLEEELDLNECSRSIELLNDAIGSIQQQMMQMSLQQEMLMKQNVQSPPAGAALPPPQASDKNSDPKSGASFHYVEQCSGSNTAPTRKPPKLSSGRSSRSKPSDLKIAKEQVRQVSRTLTPTKSGSETLPHMRHLAGGRSPRAEQPGNTRTPTAGETIDRPGSGHIRSANFRLHDEANMRLPTRLDLTAVTASEVSFDDCLSSTLREPELNSSDGSGKENIPSEELQRSRSHLIEVDLSELKDPEEEEGAEYNTTEGGDGEQKSGLGFFFKDEQKAEDELAKKRAAFLLKQQKKAEEARQRKQQFEVESELKRDEARRKAEEDRLRKEEEKTRRELIKQDYLQRKQQEIFEEQGVVKPKTPKPKQKQKHRQKPVLREESSSDTVSKCSSTPDNLSSAQSGSSLSLGSAATNEADSVNSGGAGSQRCDSVESFPGSRNSRTAERDWDNGSTASSIASMAEYTGPKLFKEPSAKSNKPIIHNAISHCCLAGKVNEPQKNQILEELDKCESNHLMILFRDGGCQFRALYSYFPDTEEIQKLTGTGPKSISKKMIDKLYKYSSDRRQFTVIPAKTVSVSVDALTIHNHLWHVKRGAVPKKSVK is encoded by the exons ATGGATGTTGATTATTGTGCTGGTGGGGACAGTACCAGGAGGAAAGTGGATCTGACTGTGGCAGAAGGCACAATGGATGTTACACCACTGGAAATGTACGACTCCGCCAGAGCAAAAATAGCTGCCAACCTCCGGTGGCTATTTGCAAAAGCCTATGGCATTG ACCATATTCCAGAGGACTTAAGGGACCCATTCTACACAGATCAATATGACCAGGAACACATTAAGCCGCCTGTCATCCGCCTACTGCTGTCCTGTGAGCTCTACTGCCGCGTCTGCACCCTCATCCTCAAGACGGAGCAGGCAGTGTCTCTTCAGTCCCACCTGTCCGTCATCCAGGCCCTGTCCAGAAAGGGGATTTACGTCGTGGAGAGTGACGATACGCCCGTCACAGATGGAGACCTGGCCTGTGTGCCCATCAAAATG agtGCTCACATGCCCATGATCGATGCCCTGATGATGGCCTACACAGTGGAGATGATTAGCATCGAGAAAGTGGTGGCTTCCGTCAAGCGCTTCTCCACCTTCAGTGCCTCCAAGGAGCTGCCCTTTGACCTGGAGGACACTATGGTCTTCTGGATCAACAAG GTCAACATGAAGATGAGAGAAATATCGGAAAGGGAACACAAAGTCAAGCATCACCCTTTGGAGTCCCCCAGCCAccaaaag ccTGATGTCGTGCACAAGCCGGCCCACTGCATGCTGGAGCCAAAGGAGCTCACTGAAGCG GTGCGGTATCGCCGGGAGCATGCTTCAGGCCGACAGCAGGCCTTCTTCCCTCTCCTGGAGGAACTGATGAGGGATGTTTGTGACGGAGCTGCACTGCTCACTGTGGTTCACTACTACTGCCCGGACCTCATGAAGCTGGATG ACGTTTGCCTGAAGGAAGTGCCCTCCATCGCTGATAGCCTGTACAACATCCAGCTGCTCAGAGAGTTCGCCAACGAGTATCTGAATAAAAGTTTCTATCTGACAACGGAGGACATGCTCTACTCGCCCCCCGTGCTGAAG CACAATGTGATGGTGTTCATCGCTGAGCTCTACTGGTGGTTTGAAACTGTCAAACCAGAGTTTGTCCAGCCCAGAGATCTCCAAGAGTTTAAAGACG cTCGAGCCATAGCTCAGCCCAAGAGTGCCCGTCCATCAGTGCCCATTTCCAACGCCACCAAGCGCAGCTTCCTGGCCAGTCCTGGCGTGGCTGATAACCAGATCAGCCCTGAAGTCTGTAACAG TAAAGGGGGTCCAGCCTTCAGTCCTTCCCACCCACTACTGCCCCTGCGACAGAgacagcagaagcagcagggaGAGGATGGAGCAG gTCTGAGAAACCGCTCAAATTCTCTGACTcagatggacggacaacccAGAGGTTCTATTGCTGCATGGCCAGAAAAGAGGCAAAG ACCACTGTCCACACTGAGTCCCTACATGTTGCATTCAGCCGCAGACGGTGATGCAGATATGGCCTCTGGAGACAGCGTGAGTCTGGCTCGCTCCATAAGTAAAGACAGCCTGGCGTCCAACGTCATCAACGTCACACCCAAACACCAGACCTCTGTCCACCAGCCCTCGCAGGGTGCAATGCGCAGAGTCAACGGCCACGGCCTGCTGGCCAAAGTTAACATTGAAGATGACGACAAAACTATTGTGGCAGTCGCACGGACTGATTCTCCCGCCATCCCCAAACAGGCTGACGGGACACAAGCGACTGCCGCAGCGTTGTCTAAACCTTCCACTGAGTCCAAACCTGCACCAGATAGCTTTTACCTAGAACCACTGATGCCTGCCGTTATCAAAACGGCTAAAGAAAAGTCTGTATGCCtaaacaaggaggaggagagcggtgAGGTGCCCCGCTCCTCAGGACGGGGATCTTTACACAGAGGAGATGGATCTACATCAGCAGTTCGTAGGAAAACATCCTGCACCCTAAACCAAACTCTTCCCCCTCCAGGTGAGGAGGCATACTTGTCAGAGGAGCCTTGCCAGAGTCAGTCAGGTTTAAGGCCCACTGCCACAAGCAGCGTGGACCCCTCGGCCAGAGAGCCAGTTGGGGGTTTCTACCGGCATTCAGACGCTGAAGAACCAAAGTGTGGCCCAGGCCTGGATCCTGAGCTGGAAGACCTGGATGagaatgaggaagaagaggatttGGATGAAGCGAGTACCACTAAAGACCCCAATTGGCCCAGGAAAGCCTTcaatgaggaagatgaagaagaagaatcagcCAAACTGCAAGAGGATATGAATGTGAAAGAGCATGATGACAAAGACATGAACGGAGGCAGCGGTCGTTCCAGCCCCTGTCTCAGCGCTAACTCCCAGGCCAGCAGCATGGCCAGCAGCATGGCCAGTGGCAGTGTGCGTATGACCTCCTTCGCAGAGCGCAAAGCTCAGCAGCAGCGCTTCGGCAGCAACCACGACCTCCGCTCCAGTGCCTCCAGCTCCCAAAGGACCACCCCAGATGGATCAGAGAGCAGCGGGCCCCTGTCGTCCTCCTGGAGGCTTAAAAGAGACCAGAGCCCCTCCTCGCCCATGGGAGGACACTCTCGTACAGGGGATGGTAGCGGTGGTGTCCTGACTTCTGAACTTGTCCATCTGCGtatgcagctggaggagaagcgACGTGCCATTGAgcaccagaagaagaagatggaagTGCTGTCGGCGAGGCAGAGGCAGAAGCTGGGAAAGGCAGCTTTCCTGCACATCGTTAAGAAAGGTGGAGGCAAGAGTGACTCTTTACCCAGTCCGCTTAAGGCCGGCATCTCTAAAGAAGAGCTCAATGGAGAAAAAGGACCATCAAATAAAGATGGCTTATGTGTAGAGGCCCTGAGGGGGGACAAAGAGGTGGTGGGAAACCCCCCGCCCGGTGCCTTAGAAGCAGATAAGAAAGGAAGCAGTGGCAGCTTCTATCTTGAGGAAGAGTTGGACCTAAACGAGTGCAGCCGCTCCATTGAGCTGCTGAACGACGCCATCGGCAGCATCCAGCAGCAGATGATGCAGATGTCACTACAACAGGAGATGTTGATGAAACAGAATGTAcagtcgccccctgctggtgcagccctgcctcctcctcaggcTAGTGACAAAAACAGTGACCCTAAGTCGGGGGCCAGCTTTCATTATGTGGAGCAATGCTCTGGCAGTAACACCGCCCCCACCAGGAAACCCCCCAAGCTGAGCTCAGGCCGGAGCTCCAGATCCAAACCATCAGATCTAAAAATAGCCAAGGAGCAAGTCCGGCAAGTGTCCAGGACCCTCACCCCCACAAAGAGTGGGTCAGAGACTTTACCACATATGAGGCATTTAGCCGGGGGCAGGTCCCCCAGGGCCGAGCAGCCCGGCAACACCAGAACCCCCACAGCAGGAGAGACAATCGACAGGCCGGGCTCTGGCCACATTCGGAGCGCCAACTTCAGGCTTCATGACGAGGCAAACATGCGTCTGCCGACCAGGCTGGACCTGACGGCAGTGACGGCCTCAGAAGTGTCCTTTGACGACTGCCTGTCCAGCACCCTGAGGGAGCCTGAGCTCAACTCTTCAGACGGTTCGGGGAAAGAGAACATCCcatcagaggagctgcagcgcaGCAGATCCCACCTGATCGAGGTCGATCTGTCTGAGCTGAAGGatcctgaggaagaggagggtgctGAGTATAACACAACAGAAGGAGGGGATGGAGAGCAGAAGTCAGGCCTGGGCTTCTTCTTCAAG GACGAGCAGAAGGCCGAGGATGAGCTGGCGAAGAAAAGAGCAGCGTTTTtgctgaagcagcagaaaaaagcTGAGGAGGCTCGACAACGTAAGCAACAGTTTGAAGTTGAATCTGAGCTGAAACGAGATGAAGCAAG ACGGAAGGCCGAGGAGGATCGCCTGCgtaaagaagaggagaagacgaggCGGGAGCTGATTAAGCAGGACTatctgcagaggaagcagcaggagatctTTGAGGAGCAGGGAGTTGTGAAGCCCAAAACACCGAAACcgaagcagaagcagaaacacagacagaagccGGTGCTCAGAGAGGAATCCTCCAGCGACACTGTCTCCAAGTGCTCTTCCACAC CCGACAACCTGAGCTCTGCCCAATCAGGATCCAGTCTGTCTCTGGGCTCCGCCGCCACCAACGAGGCCGACAGCGTcaactctggaggagctggctCTCAGCG ctgTGACTCTGTGGAGTCGTTTCCAGGAAGTCGTAACAGTCGGACTGCAGAACGCGACTGGGACAACGGCTCCACTGCTTCTTCCATCGCTTCCATGGCTGAATACACTG gtccCAAACTGTTCAAAGAGCCCAGCGCCAAGTCGAACAAGCCAATCATCCACAACGCCATCTCTCACTGCTGCCTGGCCGGCAAAGTCAACGAGCCCCAGAAGAACCAGATCCTAGAG GAGCTGGATAAGTGCGAGTCCAACCACCTGATGATCCTGTTTCGTGACGGCGGCTGTCAGTTCCGAGCGCTCTACTCGTACTTCCCCGACACCGAGGAGATCCAGAAGCTGACCGGCACCGGACCCAAGAGCATCAGCAAGAAGATGATCGACAAGCTGTACAAGTACAGCTCGGACCGCAGGCAGTTCACCGTCATTCCTGCCAAGACTGTGTCGGTGAGCGTGGACGCCCTGACCATCCACAACCACCTGTGGCACGTCAAGAGGGGTGCTGTGCcaaagaaaagtgtaaaatag